One region of Carya illinoinensis cultivar Pawnee chromosome 8, C.illinoinensisPawnee_v1, whole genome shotgun sequence genomic DNA includes:
- the LOC122318381 gene encoding E3 ubiquitin-protein ligase UPL2-like isoform X1 encodes MTTIRSSLPSRLRQLLSGEGSLVPSVKLDSETPPKIKLFIDKVIQCPLQDITIPLLGFQWEYGKGNFHHWRPLFLHFDTYFKTYLSSRNDLLLSDKILEGDSLFPKQAVLQILRVMQTILENCHNKSSFDGLENFKLLLSSTDPEILIATLETLSALVKINSSMLHGGGKLIGCGSVNSSLLSLAQGWGSKEEGLGLYSCVMANERTQEEGLCLFPADLENDCDKSNCRIGSTLYFEMHGLNAQRSKENSNQNTSSLRVIHIPDLHLQEEDDLSLLKQCIEQYNVPTELRFSLLTRIRYAHAFRSRRICRLYSRICLLAFIVLVQSSDAHDDLVSFFANEPEYTNELIRIVRSEEAVSGTIRTLAMLALGAQLAAYMSFHERARILSGSSISFAGGNRMILLNVLQRAVLSLKVSNDPSSLAFVEALLQFYLLHVVSSSSSGSNIRGSGMVPTFLPFLEDSDPTHMHLVCYAVKTLQKLMDYSSSAVSLFKELGGVELLAQRLQIEVNRVIGLTGALENSMIISESSRNGDDQLYSQKRLIKVSLKALGSATYAPTNTTRSQHSHDSSLPATLTLIFGNIDKFGGDIYHSAVTVMSEMIHKDPTCFPVLFEMGLPAAFLSSIAAGIRPSSKALTCVPNGLGAICLNEKGLEAVKETSALRFLVDIFSSKKYVTPMNDAIVPLANAVEELLRHVSSLRSTGVDTIIEIVNKVASFGDSSCSGSSGKLNESTSMDMDSEDKGNESHCCLVGAVDSASGGINDEQFIQLCIFHLMVLVHRTMENSETCRLFVEKSGIEALMMLLLRPSIAQSSDAMSIALHSTMVFKGFTQNHSTPLAHAFCSSLRDHLKIALTGFVVVSGTFLPDPNMPQDDRIFSALFLVEFLLFLAASKDNRWASALLAEFGHGSKDVLEDIGRVHREVLWHISLLEDAKPEVEDDGAASTSDSQQSELVTNETQDQRFNSFRQFLDPLLRRRTSGWSIESQFFDILNTYRDLGRASSSQQRRANSSSNLRFGAGNQVHHSASSDAAGDVSKQRSYHTSCCDMMRSLSFHITHLFQELGKVMLLPSRRRDDILNVSPSSKSVASTVASIALDHMNFGGHVNPSGTEASISTKCRYFGKVIDFIDGFLLDRPDSCNPVLLNCLYGHGVIQSVLTTFEATSQLLFAVNRTPASPMETDDGILKQDEKGVTDNSWIYGPLSSYGKLMDHLVTSSFILTPFTKHLLAQPLTNSNVPFPRDAEIFVKVLQSMVLKAVLPVWTHPYFVDCSNDLITLVISIIRHVYSGIEVKNVSSNTGARLTGPPPNETDISTIVEMGFSRSRAEEALRRVGSNSVELAMEWLFSHPEDAQEDDELARALAMSLGNAASDTKEVSTNEDTQQLEEEMVQLPPVEELLSTCTRLLQTKESIVFPVRDLLMMICSQNDGQYRSNVISFLVDRLKDCTLISESENAAMVSSLFHVLALLFHEDEVSRELATMNGLVAVAADLLLQWCSGSVGMEKCQVPMWVTTAFLAVDRLLQVNKKLNSEIVEQLKQDTANNHQTSLTIDEDKQTRLRSALGLVPKHTDINEQKRLIEIACSCIRNQLPAETMHAVLQLCSTLTRTHSVAISFLDAGGLSLLLSLPTISLFPGFDNVAANIIRHILEDPQTLQQAMESEIRHSFVAATNRHTNGRIPARNFLSNLNSVISRDPVVFMQAAQSVCQVEMVGERHYIVLLKDHDKDKYKEKEKEKEKSLEKDKQQTADGKVASSNVNPVASGNGHGKLNDTNLKSVKVHRKSPQSFINVIELLLDSVCTFVPPLKDDVVSDVLDPSSTDMDIDAAAIKEKGKAVATMPEENNQANGDEASASLAKIVFILKLLTEIMLMYASSVHILLRKDAEVSSCRCPQQKGPAGVYAGGIFHHILHKFLPYSRSLKKDKKIDGDWRHKLATRASQFLVASCVRSTEARRRVLTESNYIFNDFVNSCNGFSPPGNNIPAFVDLLNDVLGARSPTGSYILAEASATFIDVGLVRSLTQTLQVLDLDHADSPKVVTGLIKALELVTKEYIHSADSNIEKDDNSTKTPDLTESARMDNSGDVSQSVEAAAQFNPDSVPADNIGSYNAVQPYGGSEAVTDDMEHDQDLDGGFGPANGDDYMHETSDDVRGLENGIDTVGIQFEIRRGQENIDEDDDEEMSGDDGDEVDEDEDEDEEEHNDLEEDEVHHLPHPDTDQDDHEIDDDDFDEEIMEEEEDDEDDEDGVILRLEEGINGINVLDHIEAFGRDNSFSNEALHVMPVEVFGSRREGRTTSIYSLLGRSGDSVTPSRHPLLLAPSSSVHSAAPRQSENARDMVFADRNLESTSSRLDSIFRSLRDGRHGHRLNLWVDDNQPSGGSNAGLVPHGLEELLVSQLRRPALEQPSDQNTMAQDPKNKDEVCQLQETEAGARTNFSFENNETSSMPPSTVEIDSSGNADLRPAASEPLHGTDAASSQLQSVEMQFEHNDAAVRDVEAVSQASSGSGATLGESLRSLDVEIGSADGHDDGGERQASADRMPLGDQQAARSRRTNVSFVNSTPVDGRDVSLHSVTEVSEGSSLEADQAGPAAEQQLNRDAGPGAIDPAFLDALPEELRAEVLSAQQGQAAPPSNAEPQNSGDIDPEFLAALPPDIRAEVLAQQQAQRLHQSQELEGQPVEMDTVSIIATFPSDLREEVLLTSSDAILANLTPALVTEANRLRERFAHRYSRTLFGMYSRNRRGETPRRGDGIGSSLERAGGSIARRSMGAKLVEADGAPLVDTDALHAMIRLLRVVQPLYKGQLQRLLLNLCAHHETRSSMVKILMDMLMLDTRKHVNNLSAGEPSYRLYACQSNVMYSRPQSFDGVPPLVSRRILETLTYLARNHPSVAKILLQFRLPRPAVLETQNTDRARGKAVMVVEDDGMDRSDHGKGYISISLLLNLLNQPLYLRSIAHLEQLLNLLEVIINNAESKSVSDKSRASASEQPSGPESVTSDVGISRESGQISSDVAASSKDTDISKLSTTGVCKEFDPQAVLLNLPQAELRLLCSLLAREGLSDNAYTLVAEVMKKLVANAPTHCHLFATELTGAIQNLTSSAVDELHMFGEAVEALLSTTSSGGAAILRVLQALSSLVASMSEKENDLQIIPEKEYTAALSQVRDINAALEPLWLDLSTCISKIETYSDSAPDLLTSSKMSASKPSGAVTPLPPGSQNILPYIESFFVVCEKLHPMQPGSNDEFSIALVSEVEDATTYAGQQKTSVNTLKVDEKHLAFVKFSEKHRKLLNAFIRQNPGLLEKSFSLMLKVPRFIDFDNKRAHFRSKIKHQHDHRRSPLRISVRRAYILEDSYNQLRMRSTLDLKGRLTVHFQGEEGIDAGGLTREWYQLLSRVIFDKGALLFTTVGNDSTFQPNPNSVYQTEHLSYFKFVGRVVGKALLDGQLLDVHFTRSFYKHILGVKVTYQDIEAIDPDYFKNLKWMLENDISDVLDLTFSIDADEEKLILYERTEVTDYELIPGGRNIKVTGENKHQYVDLVAKHRLTTAIRPQINAFLEGFNELICRELISIFNDKELELLISGLPDIDLDDMRVNTEYSGYSPASPVIQWFWEVVQGFSKEDKARLLQFVTGTSKVPLEGFRELQGISGSQKFQIHKAYGSPDHLPSAHTCFNQLDLPEYPSKQNLEERLLLAIHEGNEGFGFG; translated from the exons AATTTCAAGCTCCTGCTTTCATCAACTGACCCAGAGATTCTTATAGCTACACTTGAAACTCTATCTGCACTAGTGAAAATAAACTCCTCTATGTTGCATGGAGGGGGAAAGTTGATTGGTTGTGGCTCAGTAAACAGCTCTCTCTTGTCTCTAGCCCAAGGATGGGGAAGCAAGGAGGAGGGTTTGGGTTTGTATTCATGTGTAATGGCAAACGAGAGAACCCAAGAAGAAGGGCTTTGTTTGTTCCCAGCTGATTTAGAAAATGACTGTGACAAGTCTAACTGCAGGATAGGCTCTACTCTCTATTTTGAGATGCACGGGCTTAATGCTCAAAGAAGCAAGGAAAATAGCAATCAAAATACTTCTAGCTTGAGAGTTATACATATACCGGATCTTCATTTACAGGAGGAGGATGATCTCTCACTGTTGAAACAGTGCATTGAGCAATATAATGTACCTACCGAGCTACGGTTTTCATTGTTGACAAGAATTAGATATGCTCATGCCTTCCGTTCTCGCAGAATATGCAGGCTGTACAGCAGGATTTGCCTTCTTGCATTCATTGTGCTTGTTCAGTCTAGTGATGCTCATGATGACCTTGTTTCATTTTTTGCTAATGAGCCAGAGTATACGAATGAGTTAATCAGGATTGTGCGGTCTGAGGAAGCTGTTTCTGGAACCATTAGGACACTTGCAATGCTTGCCCTGGGAGCTCAATTAGCTGCATACATGTCTTTTCATGAGCGGGCACGGATTTTGAGTGGATCTAGTATCAGTTTTGCTGGCGGTAACCGGATGATACTCCTGAATGTGCTCCAGCGGGCTGTTTTATCGCTGAAGGTCTCCAATGATCCATCATCTCTTGCCTTTGTTGAAGCACTTCTTCAGTTCTATTTGCTTCATGTTGTTTCATCCTCGAGTTCTGGGAGTAATATTAGGGGGTCAGGCATGGTTCCTACGTTCCTACCATTTTTGGAGGATTCTGATCCTACACACATGCATCTGGTCTGTTATGCTGTTAAAACTCTACAAAAGCTCATGGATTACAGTAGTTCAGCTGTTTCCCTGTTTAAAGAGTTGGGGGGAGTGGAGCTTTTGGCTCAGAGACTGCAAATAGAAGTAAATAGGGTTATCGGTTTGACTGGGGCTCTTGAAAACTCGATGATCATTAGTGAGAGCTCCAGAAACGGTGATGATCAGCTGTACTCCCAGAAGAGGCTCATTAAGGTTTCACTGAAGGCGCTTGGATCTGCTACATATGCTCCTACTAACACTACCAGATCCCAACATTCCCATGATAGTTCTTTACCTGCTACTCTTACGTTGATATTTGGCAATATAGATAAATTTGGGGGTGATATTTATCACTCAGCAGTGACTGTTATGAGCGAGATGATCCACAAAGACCCAACTTGTTTTCCTGTTTTGTTTGAAATGGGTCTTCCAGCTGCTTTTTTATCATCGATAGCAGCTGGTATACGTCCTTCATCAAAGGCTCTTACATGTGTTCCTAATGGTCTTGGTGCCATTTGTCTTAATGAAAAAGGCTTAGAGGCAGTGAAAGAAACTTCAGCATTACGGTTCCTTGTTGACATTTTCAGCAGTAAGAAATATGTTACACCAATGAATGATGCTATTGTTCCTTTGGCAAATGCAGTGGAAGAGCTTTTGCGCCATGTATCTTCTTTGAGAAGCACTGGTGTTGATACAATCATAGAAATTGTTAACAAAGTTGCTTCTTTTGGGGACAGTAGCTGCTCAGGATCATCTGGGAAATTGAATGAGAGCACTTCAATGGATATGGATTCTGAAGACAAAGGCAACGAAAGCCATTGCTGTTTGGTTGGTGCAGTTGATTCGGCTTCAGGAGGGATCAACGATGAGCAGTTCATTCAACTTTGCATCTTTCATTTGATGGTACTGGTTCACAGGACTATGGAAAACTCTGAAACATGTCGGCTATTTGTGGAGAAGTCAGGAATTGAAGCCTTAATGATGCTTCTTTTACGGCCTAGTATTGCACAGTCATCTGATGCAATGTCTATTGCTTTGCATAGCACCATGGTTTTCAAGGGTTTTACTCAGAATCACTCTACTCCACTGGCACATGCTTTCTGTTCCTCTCTCAGAGACCATCTAAAAATAGCTTTGACTGGATTTGTAGTCGTTTCAGGGACCTTTTTGCCAGATCCAAATATGCCACAGGATGATAGAATCTTTTCTGCACTTTTTCTTGTGGAGTTCCTTCTATTTCTTGCTGCCTCAAAAGACAACCGTTGGGCGAGTGCGTTGCTTGCAGAATTTGGACATGGTAGCAAGGATGTTCTGGAAGATATTGGGAGGGTCCATCGAGAAGTTCTGTGGCATATTTCTCTTCTTGAAGATGCCAAGCCTGAAGTGGAGGATGATGGTGCTGCTTCTACATCTGACTCACAACAGTCTGAATTGGTTACAAATGAAACTCAAGACCAAAGATTCAACTCTTTCAGGCAGTTCCTCGATCCATTATTGAGGAGGAGGACATCGGGGTGGAGTATTGAATCCCAGTTTTTTGACATTTTAAACACATACCGTGATCTTGGTCGTGCCTCTAGTTCCCAACAAAGACGTGCCAATAGTTCTTCAAACTTGCGATTTGGAGCTGGTAATCAAGTCCATCATTCTGCTTCTTCAGATGCTGCTGGAGATGTTAGTAAGCAGAGATCCTACCATACTTCTTGCTGCGACATGATGAGGtctctttcttttcacattACCCATTTGTTTCAAGAGTTGGGGAAGGTAATGTTGCTTCCCTCTCGTCGACGGGATGATATTTTGAATGTTTCTCCTTCATCAAAATCAGTGGCTTCTACTGTTGCATCTATTGCTCTGGATCACATGAATTTTGGGGGTCATGTTAATCCTTCTGGAACCGAGGCATCCATATCAACAAAGTGCCGATACTTTGGAAAGGTTATCGATTTCATTGATGGCTTTCTACTGGACAGGCCAGATTCCTGTAATCCTGTTTTACTGAATTGCTTGTATGGACATGGTGTAATTCAATCAGTTTTGACAACATTTGAAGCTACCAGTCAATTGCTGTTTGCTGTGAACCGCACTCCCGCATCTCCCATGGAAACTGATGATGGGATCTTAAAGCAGGATGAAAAGGGAGTTACTGATAATTCATGGATTTATGGTCCTCTATCTAGCTATGGGAAACTCATGGACCACTTGGTGACCTCATCTTTTATATTAACCCCGTTTACAAAACACTTGCTTGCCCAACCTCTAACAAATAGCAATGTTCCCTTTCCACGGGATGCTGAGATTTTTGTGAAGGTTCTCCAGTCCATGGTGCTGAAGGCAGTGCTTCCTGTTTGGACTCACCCCTACTTTGTTGATTGCagtaatgatttaattactttgGTAATTTCTATAATTAGGCATGTCTATTCTGGGATTGAAGTGAAAAACGTCAGTAGCAACACTGGTGCTCGCTTAACTGGACCTCCTCCTAATGAGACTGATATTTCAACAATTGTAGAGATGGGTTTTTCCAGGTCTCGTGCGGAGGAAGCTCTCAGGCGAGTTGGGTCAAATAGTGTGGAATTGGCAATGGAGTGGTTGTTCTCCCATCCAGAGGATGCTCAAGAAGATGACGAACTTGCTCGTGCACTTGCCATGTCCCTTGGGAATGCTGCATCAGACACAAAGGAAGTGAGCACAAATGAAGATACTCAACAGCTTGAAGAAGAGATGGTGCAACTTCCTCCTGTTGAGGAGTTGTTATCTACATGTACTCGGCTCCTGCAGACGAAGGAATCTATTGTTTTTCCAGTTCGAGACCTGCTCATGATGATATGCTCCCAAAATGATGGACAATATAGGTCAAATGTCATCTCCTTTCTTGTTGATCGGCTGAAGGATTGTACTTTGATTTCTGAAAGCGAAAATGCTGCCATGGTATCTAGTCTTTTTCATGTTCTTGCTCTACTTTTTCATGAAGATGAAGTGTCACGAGAACTTGCCACAATGAATGGTCTGGTTGCAGTTGCTGCAGATCTACTTTTGCAATGGTGTTCTGGATCAGTTGGAATGGAGAAATGCCAGGTTCCTATGTGGGTGACAACTGCTTTTCTTGCTGTTGATCGGCTGTTGCAGGTGAATAAAAAATTGAACTCTGAAATTGTGGAGCAGTTGAAGCAGGACACTGCTAATAACCACCAAACATCTCTCACCATTGATGAGGATAAGCAAACCAGGTTGCGGTCCGCATTGGGATTAGTTCCGAAGCATACTGATATAAATGAGCAGAAGAGACTTATTGAGATTGCTTGCAGTTGTATCAGGAACCAGCTTCCCGCTGAGACAATGCATGCTGTTCTCCAACTGTGCTCTACTCTCACTAGAACTCATTCTGTTGCTATTAGTTTTCTTGATGCTGGGGGACTGAGTTTACTGCTTTCTTTGCCAACAATTAGCCTCTTTCCTGGGTTTGATAATGTGGCTGCTAATATCATCCGTCATATTCTTGAAGATCCGCAAACCCTACAGCAAGCAATGGAATCTGAGATAAGGCACAGCTTTGTGGCTGCCACCAATAGACATACGAATGGAAGGATCCCTGCACGTAACTTCCTGTCAAATTTAAATTCCGTCATTTCACGGGATCCAGTGGTCTTTATGCAGGCTGCTCAGTCTGTTTGCCAAGTTGAGATGGTCGGTGAAAGGCACTATATTGTCTTGCTGAAAGATCATGACAAAGACAAGTAcaaagagaaggagaaggagaaggagaaatcACTGGAGAAAGATAAACAACAAACTGCTGATGGGAAAGTTGCTTCAAGTAATGTGAATCCAGTTGCTTCTGGGAATGGGCATGGAAAACTTAATGATACAAATTTAAAGAGTGTCAAAGTTCATAGAAAATCTCCACAGAGCTTTATAAACGTGATTGAGCTTCTTTTAGATTCTGTCTGTACTTTTGTTCCTCCCCTGAAAGATGATGTGGTTTCAGATGTCCTTGATCCATCGTCAACTGACATGGACATTGATGCTGCAGCTATTAAGGAGAAAGGAAAAGCCGTTGCCACTATGCCTGAAGAGAATAATCAAGCCAATGGGGATGAAGCTTCTGCGTCACTTGCAAAAATTGTATTCATATTAAAGCTTTTGACGGAGATTATGCTGATGTATGCTTCATCTGTTCACATTTTGCTTCGGAAGGATGCTGAAGTTAGTAGTTGCCGTTGTCCTCAACAAAAAGGTCCTGCTGGTGTGTATGCTGGTGGAATATTCCATCACATTCTTCACAAGTTTCTTCCATATTCTCGGAGTTTAAAAAAGGACAAGAAAATAGATGGTGACTGGAGGCATAAACTAGCAACCAGGGCTAGCCAGTTTTTGGTGGCATCTTGTGTCCGTTCCACTGAAGCAAGAAGGAGAGTTCTAACAGAGAGCAATTATATATTCAATGACTTTGTTAATTCGTGCAATGGTTTTAGCCCGCCAGGAAACAATATACCAGCTTTTGTCGATCTGCTTAATGATGTACTAGGTGCTCGTTCACCTACTGGTTCATACATTTTAGCAGAAGCTTCTGCCACTTTCATAGATGTTGGTCTGGTTAGGTCATTGACTCAaactcttcaagttttggaTCTGGACCATGCTGACTCACCTAAAGTTGTTACTGGTCTAATTAAAGCTCTGGAGTTGGTAACAAAGGAATATATCCATTCTGCTGATTCCAACATAGAGAAGGATGATAATTCAACAAAAACTCCCGATCTTACTGAATCTGCAAGAATGGATAATAGTGGTGATGTATCTCAGTCTGTGGAAGCTGCAGCTCAGTTCAATCCTGATTCTGTGCCAGCTGACAACATTGGGTCGTATAATGCTGTCCAACCTTACGGTGGCTCTGAGGCTGTTACAGATGACATGGAACACGATCAAGATCTTGATGGAGGTTTTGGTCCTGCTAATGGGGATGACTATATGCATGAAACCTCTGATGATGTGAGGGGTCTTGAAAATGGAATTGATACGGTGGGAATACAATTTGAAATCCGTCGTGGACaagaaaatattgatgaagatgatgatgaggagATGTCTGGGGATGATGGGGATGAAgtggatgaagatgaagatgaggatgaggaggaacaTAATGAtctggaagaagatgaagtccACCATCTTCCCCATCCTGACACAGATCAAGATGATCATgaaattgatgatgatgattttgatgaagaaataatggaggaagaagaggatgacgaggatgatgaggatggaGTAATACTGAGGCTGGAGGAGGGCATAAATGGAATAAATGTTTTAGACCATATTGAGGCTTTTGGTAGAGACAATAGTTTTTCCAATGAAGCTCTCCATGTGATGCCAGTTGAAGTTTTTGGTTCTAGACGCGAAGGGCGTACTACATCCATCTACAGTCTTTTGGGCAGAAGTGGTGACAGTGTTACCCCGTCAAGGCATCCTCTTCTACTGGCACCTTCTTCATCTGTGCACTCAGCTGCTCCTCGGCAATCTG AGAATGCACGTGACATGGTCTTTGCAGATAGGAACTTGGAGAGCACCTCGTCACGCTTGGATTCTATTTTCCGTTCCCTGAGGGATGGGCGCCATGGACACCGTTTGAACTTGTGGGTGGATGATAACCAGCCAAGTGGTGGATCAAATGCAGGTTTAGTGCCACATGGCCTTGAAGAGCTGCTAGTTTCCCAATTGAGACGACCAGCCCTTGAGCAGCCTTCTGACCAGAACACAATGGCACAGGATCctaaaaacaaagatgaagtttGCCAGTTGCAAGAAACAGAAGCAGGTGCAAGGACcaacttttcttttgaaaacaatgAAACTAGTAGCATGCCACCTTCAACTGTTGAAATTGATAGCTCTGGCAATGCTGATCTGAGGCCTGCCGCAAGTGAACCTCTACATGGAACTGATGCAGCCAGCTCGCAATTGCAATCTGTTGAAATGCAGTTTGAACACAATGATGCAGCTGTACGGGATGTTGAAGCTGTGAGCCAAGCAAGCAGTGGAAGTGGGGCGACCTTGGGTGAGAGCCTTCGAAGCCTTGATGTCGAAATTGGAAGTGCCGATGGCCATGATGATGGTGGAGAAAGGCAAGCTTCTGCAGATAGAATGCCCTTGGGTGATCAACAGGCAGCTCGCTCTAGAAGGACAAATGTCTCTTTTGTGAATTCTACACCTGTTGATGGAAGAGATGTGTCCCTTCATAGTGTGACTGAAGTTTCAGAAGGTTCCAGCCTAGAAGCGGATCAGGCTGGTCCGGCAGCAGAGCAGCAACTCAACCGTGATGCTGGTCCTGGAGCAATTGATCCTGCATTCCTGGATGCTCTTCCAGAGGAGCTGCGTGCTGAGGTTCTTTCAGCTCAACAGGGTCAAGCAGCTCCGCCCTCAAATGCTGAACCACAAAATTCCGGAGATATTGATCCAGAATTTCTTGCAGCCCTTCCCCCTGACATACGAGCAGAAGTTCTGGCACAGCAGCAAGCACAAAGGCTACATCAATCTCAGGAACTGGAAGGTCAACCTGTTGAAATGGACACGGTCTCAATAATTGCAACTTTTCCTTCAGATTTGCGAGAAGAG GTTCTCTTAACTTCATCTGATGCTATCCTTGCAAATCTGACGCCAGCTCTTGTTACGGAGGCAAACAGGTTGCGTGAAAGATTTGCACACCGTTACAGTCGCACCCTTTTTGGTATGTACTCTAGGAATCGCAGAGGTGAAACTCCAAGAAGAGGTGATGGTATAGGGTCCAGCCTGGAAAGAGCCGGGGGAAGCATTGCCCGTAGGTCAATGGGAGCTAAGCTAGTTGAAGCCGATGGAGCTCCTTTAGTTGATACAGATGCTCTGCATGCCATGATTAGGTTGCTTCGTGTAGTGCAG CCACTGTACAAAGGTCAGCTGCAGAGGCTGCTTCTGAATTTATGTGCTCATCATGAAACCAGAAGTTCTATGGTGAAGATTCTCATGGACATGTTAATGCTTGATACAAGAAAGCATGTTAACAACTTGAGTGCTGGTGAGCCTTCTTATCGGCTTTATGCTTGTCAGAGTAATGTGATGTATTCACGTCCTCAGTCTTTTGATG GTGTTCCTCCCTTGGTGTCTCGGCGTATTCTTGAAACTCTTACTTATTTGGCTCGTAATCACCCATCAGTGGCAAAGATTTTGCTTCAGTTTAGGTTGCCTCGACCTGCTGTTCTGGAGACACAAAATACTGATCGGGCACGGGGTAAAGCTGTGATGGTTGTTGAAGATGATGGAATGGATAGGAGTGATCATGGGAAAGGATATATATCCATTTCGTTGCTTTTGAACCTCTTAAATCAACCCCTTTATTTGAGGAGTATAGCCCATCTTGAACAG cttcttaACTTATTGGAGGTCATCATTAATAATGCTGAAAGTAAATCAGTATCTGACAAATCTCGGGCATCTGCATCTGAGCAACCATCTGGTCCAGAAAGTGTAACATCAGATGTTGGAATAAGTAGAGAATCTGGTCAAATTTCTTCAGATGTTGCAGCATCGTCCAAGGACACTGATATCTCCAAGCTCAGCACCACTGGTGTGTGCAAGGAATTTGATCCGCAAGCTGTATTGCTTAACCTACCACAAGCAGAACTCCGACTTCTATGCTCATTGCTTGCACGAGAGGG ACTGTCAGACAATGCATATACTCTAGTGGCGGAGGTAATGAAGAAGTTGGTGGCAAATGCTCCAACTCATTGTCATCTGTTTGCTACTGAGCTTACTGGGGCCATTCAAAACTTGACTTCATCTGCTGTAGATGAGTTACACATGTTTGGTGAAGCTGTGGAAGCACTCCTCAGCACAACATCCTCTGGTGGAGCTGCAATATTAAGGGTTCTGCAGGCATTAAGCTCTCTTGTTGCTTCAATGAGTGAGAAAGAGAATGATCTACAAATTATTCCTGAAAAGGAATATACAGCCGCTCTTTCTCAGGTGCGAGACATAAATGCAGCTTTGGAGCCTCTGTGGCTGGATCTGAGCACTTGCATAAGCAAAATAGAGACTTATTCAGACTCGGCACCTGATTTGTTGACTTCATCTAAAATGTCAGCCTCTAAACCCTCTGGTGCAGTGACTCCACTCCCTCCAGGCTCTCAGAACATCTTGCCATATATAGAATCTTTCTTTGTGGTGTGTGAGAAATTACATCCTATGCAGCCAGGGTCTAATGATGAATTTAGTATTGCTTTAGTTTCAGAGGTCGAAGATGCCACCACTTATGCTGGCCAGCAGAAAACCTCGGTGAATACTTTGAAAGTTGATGAAAAACACCTTGCTTTTGTGAAGTTCTCGGAGAAGCATAGGAAGCTGCTAAATGCTTTCATCAGGCAAAACCCTGGGTTGCTTGAGAAGTCCTTCTCCCTCATGCTAAAGGTTCCTAGATTTATTGACTTTGACAATAAGCGTGCTCACTTCAGATCAAAAATAAAGCATCAACATGACCATCGTCGCAGTCCTTTAAGAATTTCTGTAAGAAGAGCTTACATTCTTGAAGATTCATATAACCAGCTGCGTATGAGATCCACTCTAGATTTGAAAGGGAGGTTGACAGTTCACTTTCAAGGAGAGGAAGGTATTGATGCAGGTGGACTTACAAGGGAGTGGTATCAATTGCTATCCAGGGTTATCTTTGATAAGGGGGCACTACTTTTTACAACTGTGGGTAATGACTCGACATTTCAGCCAAACCCTAACTCTGTGTATCAAACAGAACATCTGtcatatttcaaatttgttGGGCGAGTG GTTGGGAAAGCCCTTCTTGATGGGCAACTCTTGGATGTTCATTTCACTCGTTCATTCTACAAGCATATATTGGGGGTAAAAGTTACTTATCAAGACATTGAAGCCATTGATCCAGATTACTTTAAAAACCTTAAATGGATGCTTGAG AATGATATAAGTGATGTTCTGGATCTTACGTTTAGCATTGATGCTGATGAGGAGAAGCTGATATTGTATGAGAGGACAGAA GTGACCGACTATGAGCTCATTCCTGGTGGACGGAATATTAAGGTTACCGGGGAGAATAAACACCAGTATGTTGATCTAGTTGCTAAGCACCGGTTGACAACTGCCATTCGTCCTCAAATAAATGCCTTTTTGGAAGGATTCAATGAATTAATTTGCAGGGAATTAATTTCTATCTTCAATGACAAGGAACTTGAATTACTGATTAGTGGGCTTCCTGATATTGATT TGGATGATATGAGGGTGAATACTGAGTATTCTGGGTACAGTCCTGCATCTCCTGTTATTCAGTGGTTTTGGGAAGTTGTTCAGGGTTTCAGCAAGGAGGATAAGGCTCGTCTTTTGCAGTTTGTGACTGGCACCTCTAAG GTGCCTTTGGAAGGGTTCCGTGAACTTCAAGGAATTTCAGGCTCACAAAAGTTTCAGATACACAAGGCTTATGGCAGCCCGGATCACTTGCCTTCTGCTCATACttg TTTCAACCAGTTGGATCTACCGGAATATCCTTCAAAACAAAACTTGGAGGAAAGGCTATTACTTGCAATTCATGAAGGCAATGAGGGGTTTGGATTCGGTTGA